The following coding sequences lie in one Rutidosis leptorrhynchoides isolate AG116_Rl617_1_P2 chromosome 4, CSIRO_AGI_Rlap_v1, whole genome shotgun sequence genomic window:
- the LOC139843272 gene encoding uncharacterized protein isoform X2: MVYGLWLQNCQLTFLAPRHLYFRYKFEGLDLGKLGEASDFGLLCWSNHELFELEVLEHFMRKVALGYNGLCNGMDWWTLSGSEIIRLFVQKSTGRVRVPTSICK; the protein is encoded by the exons ATGGTGTATGGTTTATGGCTGCAAAATTGTCAGCTCACGTTCTTAGCTCCGAGGCATTTATATTTTAGATATAAATTTGAGGGTCTGGACCTTGGAAAGCTGGGTGAA GCTAGCGACTTTGGATTACTTTGTTGGTCTAACCATGAGCTATTTGAACTGGAAG TCTTAGAGCATTTTATGAGAAAGGTCGCTCTCGGTTACAACGGCTTGTGCAATGGTATGGATTG gtGGACGCTTTCAGGATCCGAGATAATACGGCTTTTTGTTCAA AAATCTACTGGTAGAGTCAGAGTACCTACAAGTATTTGTAAATAA
- the LOC139843272 gene encoding uncharacterized protein isoform X1: protein MVYGLWLQNCQLTFLAPRHLYFRYKFEGLDLGKLGEASDFGLLCWSNHELFELEVLEHFMRKVALGYNGLCNGMDWWTLSGSEIIRLFVQVTYNQFNLLKVIANHTSYV from the exons ATGGTGTATGGTTTATGGCTGCAAAATTGTCAGCTCACGTTCTTAGCTCCGAGGCATTTATATTTTAGATATAAATTTGAGGGTCTGGACCTTGGAAAGCTGGGTGAA GCTAGCGACTTTGGATTACTTTGTTGGTCTAACCATGAGCTATTTGAACTGGAAG TCTTAGAGCATTTTATGAGAAAGGTCGCTCTCGGTTACAACGGCTTGTGCAATGGTATGGATTG gtGGACGCTTTCAGGATCCGAGATAATACGGCTTTTTGTTCAAGTAACTTATAACCAATTCAATTTACTTAAAGTTATTGCTAACCATACATCATATGTTTGA